The Gymnogyps californianus isolate 813 chromosome 6, ASM1813914v2, whole genome shotgun sequence genomic interval AAGCCCGTGTGTTAATCTCATTTGGCAAGGACAGGGATTTGAAGAGGTAAAGCCACTTGGCAGGTGTTGAAACTTGGGGTGTTagtgggaggagggaaggggaaagggaggcaAAGCAGCAAACGGGAGAAAAACCTGCAGGGTCATTATCTCTGATCAAAATGTCCTGAGGTGCACAAAACATTCAatagctctgctctgctttagAAACTTGTACCACTAAGAAATACTTCGAAGGGACACTTGTAACTGTGGTCTGTCTAAATCAGACAATTCTGTCAAGAGAGTGCCCTCTGTTGTATGTTACAGCTAAATGCATGCCATCACAACAGACCGTTTTTCTGCACGCTGTCAGGGTGGATGCTATCTGCTATAATTTCAGCTTctaaacagctttatttttctcagttactTATAAATACTTATGGACTGAGATTGCACCTAGAGGAGGAAATAGAGTCTATGCTAAGGGGTATCCGTGTGTATTTGAAAACTGTGACTGTAATGTATGCATGTTCTAGCTATGCATTATCTTCATAACAATGAGATTTCAAAAAGAACAGGGAGCTTAAAATCCTTAATTTAATAGAATTATTCAGGAGGTTTCCTCTCTACAAACAATAGCAAAAATTCTATAATGTGCTTATGCTGCAGTATGTACAGACACAGGTACACCCACTGTGCTCTTTAATAGGAAATGTAACAGCTGTAGtcattcttctgtctttcacaTTTAGGATCCTGgaattttcatggaaaaggCCTAGGAATGTTTCCTGCACTTTCAAGAGTTTTGTTCAATATTGTTTTAGTAATTACTGGAAGTAAGGAACCTACCACCACTCTTGCTGGGAAATTGTTTCACGTCCTGATATTTCCTGCTCTTTAGAAATCATGGTTTCCCTTTCTGATGATTTCTCCTTGCTCTTTAAGAGCTGTTGTTACTCAGGTACAGAGCTAACACCTGGACCCTGTTGTATTTGACACCAGCTATGTCTTAAAGGAAGTGTAAAGCTCATTAGCTTGTTTTCCAACCTCAGATGTGCTTAATTTGCATCCACACCATGCAGCTATCCAGCACTGAGCCTGTCCAGTCAGCAAGACATCCTACTCTGAACAGTATTGTACCTACTGCAGCATGTGTTGTACTCTACTTAACCCAACCAATCAATACTGACAACgctgagaagcaggaaagaaatgtcaGGTAATTAATTCTGAGGACCTTCTAACTACTGCTACataaaaagcatcattttctcCCATCCTTGACGTGTTGGgttatttttcatcttgttcAAAGGCTTCACAGATCAAGCTAGGACCTTGCAAGACCAGGCCTAGAGGGGAGTTTGGTATCACACTGAGACTGACAGGGAAGGGGGACCCTGAAGGTAAATTTGGCGTTGAAAAATGCCGAGTTTGCATATCCCTGTGTTCCTTATAGAAACAAGTACTGTTGGCATCACAACTCTTTAAAAGGAGGCATCAGTAGACTACATAACCCTTGGGTTTTCACTAGTTTAAAATGCCTGCAGAGACTGGGGAGAGCCAAATCTGCTTTGGGATTCTCCAGTATTTGAGGCACAAAGCTCATggaatgttttatttatctggTAAAATGGTGCACAAGGATTTTTTGtgactttcatttttcctctgtaaaataaacatctttttAGTAAAGAAGTCCTGGTTGAAACAGGATTGGGAAAAGTTAAGAAGCACAGCTGGGCTGtgttttataataaaacagcacaaaatCCAATTGCAAAGAGTAGGTGGAAGATGATATCTGCAAGAGAAACACAGACTAAATGTGAGTACTTTCCTGTCAGCTGCCTTTCACGTTCTCTTCCCACCCCCATCAATGCAACTACATGTCCCTAATGTGGCTCTGTCACCATATCAAGTTTTAACAAACAGGCTTTGAAGGGCCTTTTTCAAACCCTCTCCaaatagaaatgctttcagACATCTCTGTTAACCCAGAGAATCATGCTTGTTCCTTTTTGGGAAGAGGGtgtgaaaataagagaaaggaaCGTTCAGTATTGGAAGTTATTGGTATGACCTTATTGTCCAGAGTGAGGGATGTgccaaaaggaggaaaacaaagtgtATAAtgttgagaaataaaatttgattttgaaatatttccctttctgtCAAATTTACTagatttttcagctctttctttgaACTATGGGTTTTATGTTGACAGAGTCACTCAAAATCCGTATTTGGGACTGATATTTTCATTGTCATACTTTGCTATTTACCTGAGAGTGTGTAAAATCTGGATAAACCTTTGCCTgtataaaataagagaaaaagataacatTGAGATGGCATGTTTAAAATAGGGCAAAGTGCACCAACGTGctttgtaaaagcaaaacagataaCATTTGCTACATTTTGAAATTCTGgatatttcttcctcttgtccTTACTGTCTGTATAAAGTTATAAAAGGATCCTCAGTTCTTTTATCATCTAAAATTGATGGGGTTTTACTGGTGCAACATACTGAACTGTAATAATGCTGCTCCAcatgtatttgtaattttaaattggCTTTCAGGTTGGTGTGGATGTAGTTGATAAACTAGTATAAAAGGCTCTAGTGGAAACATGATTTAGGCATACCTTGTTCCAAGGACCTATTTCAAAAGATGTGCTGGATCTGCAGAATTAAACCAGCTCAGGGAGAAATTCCTGGTGCCTCCAGGAGGCAGCAGTTAGAGGAAACAGGCATTGTTTTATAATGGGGAAACCTGATGGCCGTTCAATTTGTGTAtcaggagggacaggcaggaaGGGTTAACCTACCAGAGTTAGGAGTATGCTAAGTACCAGCCCACAGTGTAAACAAAagctttcctgctgctcctAAGCTTGACCTCTCTCCCACTCATGTGCAATCTATCAGAGCTTGTCTGGGCTGTTGCTGGTAAATAAGGAGAGTTTCACTGAGGTCTTCTTGCCAGAGCTTGGAGGGGACAAACTTCTGTTCaaggctcctgctgccctgggggACAGGGCTCTGGCAGAGGGCTTCGGCTCCCTCTGCTTGCTCCTATGCTGGGAGCCACAGGTGGCTCCCAACTTCATTGCTTCCCAAAGGGAGAAACACCCCAGAAACCCAGTCACTTACTGCGTACAGCGATCTCTGCCACTAAAACGCCTCCAGTTTGTTCCATGCGCTGTTTTCGTTTGTCGCATGTCTCAAGAAATCAGAGAGAAAGCCATGtataccaaaaaaattaaaaataattaaaaaatcaaaacccaatTCTCATGTTTCCAACCAAGGAAATGAAATCTGTGTCAATATTGCTGCATATTTtctagggatttttttttcctgtaattattgggtttttttggtgcagGAGAGATTTAAGGAGAGTCTTTACAGTGCATTTTCTGAGGATTTGGGTGTGCCACAGCCCTTACAGTGACTGCCAGTGTAAGTGCTCTTTTCAGTTGTGAGGTGGCAGGAGCCCAGATGGGTGTCCGCTTGCTAATCACAGGTCCCCCTGGGCTGCCCTTTCCACCCTGCCTTAAACAAAACTCCTGtcaagaaggaaggggggagcTGAGCTCCATCTATTTAACCCATAACCTCTGTGAAGGcttctgttgttgtttattGCTAATTATAATTGTTGCCCATTGGGTAGAAGCACCAAATCCCTTCCATATAGATCATCTCATGTCCAGCACTAATGATGCCTGTCACAGCTGACAAGGTCTGTATTggaggcagagctctgcagatTAAAGGTCTTTGTCCGTCCCCTGACCTTTGGAGATCCCCagctgtgggcttttttttttttttttttttttttttttttttttaacaaactcAGTGTGTGGTAATTCTGGTTATGAGTTGCTTGTAAGCATAGACCCCCAGCTTGGTTCAACCTTAATTGCAGCAGACCACCAGCTGCATTCTTGGGTTGGGAGTGGACTCGGGGGATGTTAGCCTGATCAAGCAATTATCCTGTGCTGGAGGGTGAGGAGGGAATTCCACCCTGTGCCTGAAAGGATGATGTAGATGTTTGGCAGTACTGTCAGAAAGGCAGATATGGAGtactggttttgtgttttcttttaacccTGGTCTGTGGCTGGATAAAAAGttgaagaaatctttaaaaacaaacaacacagtGTAAACccagagttttttctttttgcctttgaaactTAGAATTTCTAACAATGCATTTTTGTCAAACCTGCAAGTTATGCGCAAATCAGTGCCTCCTGCTTAGTGCTGAGGCTGGGTAATAAACTGCTATCTTAATTTGGCTCCTGGACTGAGAAaggatttagaaagaaaagttggTTTCACCAGGAGtgatgctttctcttctccagcaaCAAATATTTGTTGCTGAAATGACAGTATGTCAGCCAAGGAGTATTTTGGGCTTTCATTTCAGGTTAAATAAAATTTGACTTCATTTTATAGCAATGACACATTAATTGCATGAGAGAAAGAATAGTGAAGCTCTCAgtgaaggagggagagagaagtcTTTGAAGAAAGACACTTCAGTAACCCTCACCCTTGCATCAGTTGGTGCAAGCAGTGTGCACCTCCCCATGCTAAGTAACGTGCCTGTATAGCACCCCCACCCCATTCCCACCTAAGGTCACAGGAACCTACTCTTTGACCTCAGTTCCTGCTCCAGTGACAATTTATGTATTTCATGCGGAACAGGATGGCTGCAAGAGCAATAACTTACTGCAGGATAGCAGAGAGGACTTTCCCTGGGAAGGGGGACTGGGAGGTTTCGTTTGACTAGCGGTGAGCTTTGAGCCAGGTTCTCCCGCTGCCCCCAGGGTGCCCTGAGCACTGAGATATTtggtaaaatggaaaaagctctactttctccctttttttcagGCTTGTGTTTAACTGTAGGTGTTTGTCAGACAGGACTGTAGTCTGGGATATTGACAAGAACTGAGTTTTTCAATGGGTACCTTATTTCTCAATACGTTTAAACAAGTTGCCCAATGTAGCATACAGTGCCTGTGGCATGACAGGGGTCAGGGTGCACGGCTGGCCACTCGGGTTCACGCATTGCGGTGGCTCCATCTGCTGAAAGCCCTGGCGCTGGCCCTGCACCCAACATGCCCTCAGGAAGGTCTTGGCATCCTCTGTCTAAATTTAGCACTGTGTATTTCTCTGGGAGGAAGGCCTTACCACCGGGCAGGAGAACTTCTCGCTGTCGCAGATGTGCGTCTCGCAGTGCAGCCAGACCTTGGACAGCTTGGGGATGTTACGGAAGCGGAAAGCGTTGAACTGGAACGTCGCCCGGCTCGTTTTCCCGTTCTCATGCACGAGGATGGAGTTGTCTGTGGCACACCTGTGTTGTGTATGGAGAAGCAGTGTCAGAGCCTCCATGGCTTCAGTGAAACATCTCCTGAGGTCGCAGTCTGATGAATGCATTTTCCCTGCTGTGGGCCAGCTTCTCTTTTGCCCCCTTatcccccagcccctggcttTCTGTCATCctcggggctgggctgggcagaggtGCTCCCTGGGGTCCCACCAGCACCTACCCCTTGGTGATCAGAGGCCAGTGGATCTGGTAGAAATACTCTGAGGAGGGAGTTGCCCAGCAGTTGTTGAGAACAACTTTGAACCTGGGGAGATACAAACCCCAGATTAGCAAGGAATGTCCTGATTGCCAATTTACTAATTATTACTCCTTCCCTTGCCTACCTGTCACTTAAGCCCTTAGCTTCCACTCCAGCAAATATGTCAGAACCAATTTCTGATGTTTCAACGATGAAAGGGGCTTCTTTTATACTTGAAAACTTGGCATTctttgaaagacaaagagaaaggcGTCATATGTTACTAGTAACATGCAAAGCAAAGGCATGTGGCAACTTCAGACAGCTCTGGAGAGATGGACTCCAGAAGTCTGGGTTCTTACTACCTGCAAGCTCCAAACTCTACACCTAGTAGTAGGACTATGGCAAGCCCAAgatgctgtttaaaaatctttttgttaaatgtttGGCTTATAATGATAATAAGTGACAGAATTTGATGCTATTTGGGTTGTGGTATGTGTTATATCACAGCATGGGTGGGAAGTgagcttgctgctgcttctggtacACCAGAGGTGGTGGGGGAAGCTGGTGGGAGTGGAGACTGGAGATGACTGTATGCAATAGGAATCGGGTTGGGAGATGGCCACGTGTTGGGGAAAAGGAATGAAGACAAGCAGAAATCATGTGCCCATATGCAAAGGTTCAGCAGTCCATGATTTATACTTGTGGTGGCCAGCATGGTGAGAGCTAAGGGGGCATGACTGTGCAGAAAGAGCTCTGCCAGCTACAGTCATTCATCCACTAAAAAGCCAGCCTGCCCAAAGTAGTGCAGTGTGTGGTGCTCAGGTGAAAAAGTTTGGTTACAAATACACTGAAGTACCTACCTGAAATTCCGCTGCTTTTTATTGCATAAGATCATAACGAAGCTAGCACCAGAACTATATAAAGATTAACATGTTTAGTCATAGGATTGGTTTACTCAGTTAAATCTACACAGCAGGATTCAGGTCTATGTAGTTCTTGAGCTGTTGGACTACGTTTCCCTGCTGTGCTTGCTCAGTTCCCTGATAGTGATTTTCTTCTGTACCTTTCCTCGCCTACGCAACGAGGTGGCTGTGAGGCACTACAGTATTCCCACTGCAACATCTGATAGATTGGATGCACTGAAGTTAAGGCTCAAGGCTGTGTTTAGATTAGTGATCCATGGCTGTTAAGTGTCCCGAGACATTCTCATTTAACCAAAGACTTCTCCCAAAGGGGAGAACTTGCAGAAGTACTGTCACAAAACTCCTATCAGTCCTTGTGCTAAAATGAGTTGAACCTGGTATAGTGCTTCTTTTTCCAAACTCTATTGCTCTACACTGTTTTAGGGTActatcttgcttttcttcacaaCAGGTTTCGGTGTTGAAGGTCTGATTTCCATTCAGGCTCCAGCCCCTCGTGCCACATCACAGTCCTTTGCTGTTGATGGTGTGTGACAGACTAAAGGGCAGGTAAGACTAAAGTGTTTCCACTGGGTTACACTGCAGCTTGGGCGCTGCTTCTGGATGAGGAAGTGGGCATGTGAAGCACCTGGAAGTATAGCCCACTGGAGGCAGAGGGCTGtgtcaggcagcagcagagattaatagcaaggcaaaataaatcttttatttccattttgccaggggaaaaaaaaaaaaagaacatttcattgAAATTAACCTTTTCTCCCCAGtgaaaatgtgaacaaaataaCAAAGGAGTGGTCTATTAGCTTTTTGAGCTTGTTCTGTACTTGTGCTCAGTGGGAAAATGTATTAGTACAGTTCAGCCACTCCTTCCTTGACTCCTGGGAGCCCCAGGGCCATTAGAACAAAACAGTCATTTGGCAGAAAATTAAAGGTACCAGAGATCCATTGCTCACTGTCCATCATTTGTTTTTGCAGCCATTCTGTCAGGACTTGACAGGAGCAGTGTGGTACCTCCTGGGACCTTGCCAGCATATACTACCAGTATGCcatatatcagaaaaaaaggccACGTGGGCTTTCATGTGGCACCCAAAGCCTGCCAAAATGTTTAGAGATCAATTGGTGCCCAAAATGCAGGGTGTGGGGGGAGAGATTTCCATCAGTCCACCTTGTGGTAAATACTCCCTCTACCTGGCCTATAAATTTAACACATTATGTTATTAGTTGTGCTTTTGCTAGCTGTACTAAAATAAATAGAGGGgctgttttggtgtttttgaCTGTGCTTTGGTGGAAAAAAGACTCCAGGATCAGGAGctggctgctccagcagcacagcggagctgtggggaggagagggatgtTTCAAAAGATGGGCCTGATATCCAAGGACAATATTTGGTTGGAAACAAAATTCCAGCATGACCTAAAGATCTCTGGGGAACACAAAATATGTCAGGTGAGAGGACCAGGAAGCaaactgcaagagaaatgcATGGAGCTTTGCTGTATCTATAGAGACTACgtgacagcagcagtgcctgcagaTGCATGCTGCTCTTTGAGTGGGACTACaaacaagttttgctttttcttacaaaatctGCCAGCATGTTAGAAATGTACCtctcagcagaaaaatctgCCTGATTTGGAGGGATTAAAAGAACAGTTGGCATCTGTCTGCCCTGTTCAGTTTAAGTATATCCCTGTTAATCAGCAGAAACAAGGACCCCTGCAAACCCCACTGTAATTATCTGTTCCAGGCTAGTAATGTGCTCTGTGACACATAGAAGTCAGGAGCAGCAGccctttttttccagctcctaGGCTGAAGCCTGTGGAAGGTGAAGGCAAAAAGCTGGGTGGCAAAGAGCACTTACAGAGTAGAAGTTGAGGGACAACTGACTTTCAAATGAGCCGGAGCTCCCGTTCTTCACGTGGACAGTGGCCACCCTGGGGACATAATAAGGTTTCTGTATGAGTGAGAGGTGGTGCTGAAGACAGGGTGAGGTGCACTCCCAGAAGAGGACGTACCTTTGGTCAAAGGCAGCCTGGTTCACCAGGTAGTTGGCATTGTATGTACAGGTGAATGAGTAATTCACAGGCTGGCTCTTCACAATTACTGAGGAGTCATTGGAGACGATGGAGTTGTAGAAGTGATAAACGGGGTTCTTGAACTGTGGATGGCGAGACAGAGAAAAGTAGGCAGTACTGAGTCTTTGAGGCATCAAGAACAACTTTGTACTTTGAAACATGAAGACTCTATCTGGTGACAAAACACCATCCCCAAGGAAACATGGTTTTGTAGGTCTTTATATGCTGTGCTGTAAGGCTATACATATGCCTTACTGTATATATGTTCTGTGTAATACAGGTGCAAATGGGTGACTAACGCACAGACTAATATCACTAAGCCTGCGAGTATTTTGCCTATAGAGGCAAagttcttccttccccctgaTACTGGAGtctgcctcctccttccatCAGTACTTAAAGCCTACTCCAGGCTGAAGCAAACGGGACTCTCTCAAGTGAGTCCAGCC includes:
- the TECTB gene encoding beta-tectorin, giving the protein MVTLTIYLLVILAQALAGPCNPNKADVILVYCYPKTIITKIPECPYGWEVNQLALGGICYNGIHDSGYYQFTIPDLSPKNKSYCGTQSEFKNPVYHFYNSIVSNDSSVIVKSQPVNYSFTCTYNANYLVNQAAFDQRVATVHVKNGSSGSFESQLSLNFYSNAKFSSIKEAPFIVETSEIGSDIFAGVEAKGLSDRFKVVLNNCWATPSSEYFYQIHWPLITKGCATDNSILVHENGKTSRATFQFNAFRFRNIPKLSKVWLHCETHICDSEKFSCPVTCDKRKQRMEQTGGVLVAEIAVRSKGLSRFYTLSDIIFHLLFAIGFCAVLL